A window of Methanooceanicella nereidis genomic DNA:
CGGAAGGCATCGAGGTCACTAAAAAGTCCGAGGTCAGGGATGCCATCAAGAAGGCGCTGAAGAGCGATAAGCCGGTCTTCATCGACTTTAAGGTGACCAGGGAAGAGAACGTTTTCCCGATGGTGCCGGCAGGTGCGGCTATCAACGAGTTCGTCGAATACGGAGGGTTCAGGTAATGGCTGAAGAGGCAGGAAAAGCATTGAATTCACATACCCTTTCAGTGCTTGTGGAGAACAAGCCGGGTGTCCTTACAAGGGTGGCAAGCCTTTACGCAAGGCGCGGCTATAACATAGACAGTCTTACAGTGGGCGTAACGGAGAACCCGACAATATCCCGTATGACGATAGTTGTGCACGGCGACGAGAATGTCATCGAGCAGGTGACGAAGCAGCTTAACAAGCTCATAGACGTCATCAAGGTCGTTGACATATCGCCCCAGGAATCTGTGGACAGAGAGCTGGCCTTGATAAAGGTATCCGCAGATGCCAGCAACCGCTCCGAGATCATA
This region includes:
- the ilvN gene encoding acetolactate synthase small subunit, with the protein product MAEEAGKALNSHTLSVLVENKPGVLTRVASLYARRGYNIDSLTVGVTENPTISRMTIVVHGDENVIEQVTKQLNKLIDVIKVVDISPQESVDRELALIKVSADASNRSEIIQIVDIFRAKIIDVSPKSLIIETTGSGDKIDALEELMRPFGIKEMVRTGKVALVRGVKLTQFDK